The genomic window TCGCCGCGGTGCGCCATGTCACGGAAGCGGACACGCGAGATGCCGAACTTCGTGAGGACACCGCGGGGACGGCCGTCGATGACGTCGCGCGAGCGCACGCGGGCGGGCGACGCGTTGCGGGGCAGCTTCTGCAGGCCCACGCGAGCGGCTTCGCGCTGCTCGTCGGTCGACTCGGGCGAGACGAGCGCCTTCTTCAGCTCGGCGCGCTTCGCGGCGTAGCGGTCGACGACCACCTTGCGCTGCTCGTTGCGTGCGATCTTGCTCTTCTTAGCCATGGATCAACGCTCCTCTCGGAATTCGACGTGCTTGCGGATGACCGGGTCGTACTTCTTGAGCACGATGCGGTCGGGGTTGTTGCGGCGGTTCTTGCGCGTCACGTAGGTGTACCCCGTGCCGGCGGTCGAACGCAGCTTGATGATCGGACGAACGTCCTGAGCCTTCTTGGCCATCAGAGCTTCACACCCTTCGCGAGCATGTCCTTGACGACGGACTCGATGCCGCGTGCATCAATGACCTTGATGCCCTTGGCCGAGACGTTGAGCTTGATGTTGCGACCCAGCGACGGAACGAAGTAGGTCTTCTTCTGCACGTTCGGGTCGAAGCGGCGCTTCGTCCGGCGGTGCGAGTGCGAGATGTTGTGACCGAAGCCGGGAACAGCTCCAGTCACCTGGCACACTGCTGCCATAGTGAATTCTCCTTAGTACCGTGAAGCCGGACGGCCCCACCCAAGATCCCTTGTCTGCACCCCACGCCACAGCGAACCGTTTCCGGTCTGCCGAGGAGTTGGGATGCGAACTGCGTGCTGGAGTGCGCGCAGACAAAGAGTCAGTCTAGCACGGTGGATGCCCCGGCCCCGCCCCGCCACCTCCCTGCGCTGATCCCGGATCAGTCCAGTGGCCCGGCGCCGCGCCCCCACCGGAAGGCCGAGACCGTCGGATCGCCGTCGATCCAGAAGCGCCATGGGAAGGCCGCCGTCCCCGCGGCGCCGGCCACCCCCACGCGGGGACCGGCGGCCACCTCGGCGAGCGGCTCCGTGAGCAGGCGCAGTCGGGCGATCGCGCCATGCCACGGATCACCGGCGATGGCGTCGATGCCGTCGTGCACCGGATGCCGCAGCCCCACCGCGTCGCCGAGCCTGCCCGGTCCGCGTGCGAGGTCTCGGGCGCTGCGCGCCGCGGGCCGGCGCCGGGCCGCGGCATCCGCTCCTTCGATCACCTCGCCGCCGCGGAGGAGGATTCCGCCCGCGACGCCGACCGGGCCGCACACGACGTTGACGCACGAATGGATGCCGTGGCTGAGGTAGACGTACAGATGTCCGGGCTCGCCCCACATCGTCGCGTTGCGGGCGGTCGGACCCATGCGGGCGTGCGAGCCGGGATCGGCGATGTGCCCGGTGCCGAGGCCGTGGTACGCCTCCACCTCGGTCAGCCGGACGGTGACGGTCTCCCCGCCCACGACGGTGGTGAGGTGTCCGCCGAGGAGGCGCGGGGCGACGTCCGCCGGGAGCCCGGCGAGGTCCTCGCGGCGAGCGCGTGACAGCTCGGGAAGGGCCATGCCGGGAGTCTACGCATGGGCCGGGTCACCCACGCGGGGCGATACGCGACGCGCGCGATCGCACTAGCCTTCGCTCATGAAGCGCTGGTTCGTCCTGATCATCCTCGGGGTCTCGCAGTTCGTCATGGTGCTCGACAGCACGGTCATGAACGTGTCGATCTCCACCGTCGCGGCCGACCTCGGCACCGACATCGGCGGGATGCAGGCGGCGATCACGTTCTACGCGCTGACGATGGCGGCGTTCATGCTCACGGGCGGCAAGCTCGGCGACAAGTGGGGTCGCAGCGCGGCGTTCCGGATCGGCTCCGTCGTCTACGGCATCGGATCGCTCACCACCGCTCTCGCCCCGAACCTGACCGTTCTGCTGTTCGGCTGGTCGCTGGTCGAGGGCCTCGGTGCGATCCTCGTCATCCCGGCGATCGCGGCGCTGGCCGCGATCAACTACACCGGCCGCGACCGGGTCATCGCGTTCTCGGCGCTGGGCGCGATCACGGGCTTCGCCGCCGCTGCCGGCCCCCTCATCGGCGGACTCATGACCACCTACGCCTCATGGCGCTACGTCTTCGTGGGCGAGGCGGTCGTCATGGTGCTCGTCCTCATCTTCTCCGGGCGGATCAAGGACATCCCGGGCGACAAGAAGCTGCGCATCGACCTGCTGAGCGTCATCCTCTCGGCCGCGGGCCTCGCCATCCTCGTCTTCGCGATGCTGCAGAGCAAGACCTGGGGCTGGCTCGTACCGCTCGACCCGCCGGAGATCGGCGGCGTGACGATCGCTCCGTTCGGCGTCTCGCCGGTCGCATACCTGATCCTGATCGCGATCATCGTGCTGTGGTGGTTCGTCCGGCGTCAGCAGCACCTCGAGGCGATCGGGCGCGTGCCGCTCCTCAAGGTCAGCATGCTGCGCATCCCGGCCCTCCGCAGCGGCCTGACGATGTTCCTCGCGCAGTACTTCGCGATCGCGGCGCTCTTCTTCGTTGTGCCGGTGTACCTGCAGACGATCCTCGGCTACGACGCCCTCCAGACCGGCCTGAAGATCCTGCCGCTGTCGGTGGGGCTCATCATCTTCTCGATCATCGGATCCCGGCTGTCGACGGTGCGCTCCGCCCGCAACATCGCGCGCATCGGGCAGTTCACCCTCGGCCTCGGTCTGCTGTTCGTGTTCATCGCAGTGCAGCCCGACCTCAACGACTGGCTGTTCGCCGCGGGCATGTTCGTGGTCGGCGCAGGCTTCGGCCTGCTCGCGTCGCAGCTCGGCAACGTGAACATGTCGGCGGTCTCGAAGGACGACACGTCCGAGGTCGGCGGCCTGCAGGGGACCTTCCAGAACCTCGGCTCGTCGTTCGGCACGGCGATCGTGGGCTCCGTGTTCATCCTCCTGCTCACGTCCGGGTTCGGCGCGGCCGTGCAGGGCAGCACGACCCTCACCGACGACGTCAAGCAGCAGGTGGCCGAGGCGACGGCGAGCGGCGCCCCGATCATCTCTCAGCAGCAGGCGGAGCAGGCCGTCCTGGATGCCGGGGGCAGCGAAGAGGTCGCCGCCGAGATCGGGCAGGTCTACGCCGACACGCAGGTCGACTCCCTGCGCCAGGCCCTGTTCCTCGTCTTCGCGCTGACGCTGATCGCGATCGTGCTCGCTCGCGGACTGCCTGCGACGATCCCCGTCCCGGCCGAGGCCGGCGAAGCGGCATACGGCCCGGGGGACGACGAGAGGGCTCAGACCGGCGGGGTCTGACACCACGAGATCGACGACCCCGCGAGCGCCACGGCCTCGGCGCCGTCCGCCAGTTCGAGCACGCGCGTCTCGGTGCGCTCCGGCAGAGGCAGCTGGTACGTGTCGTACGGGTTCACGACCGCGTCCGGTGCGATCAGCAGCGACGCGTAGCGGGCACTCGGCGACACGCAGACCTGCAGCACGGCATCCGTCTCCGGCACCTCGGTGAGCAGGCGGGTCGCGCCGTCGAGCGCGACGAGCGTGATGGACGTCCGTCCCGTCGGCGCGCCGTCCGCGTCGAGGACGGCGGCGGTGCGGATCGTCGACCCGTCGGGGAGCGGGGTCACGGTGCTCACGGGGCCGGGATCCTCGTCGGGCGTGACGAGCGGAGCCTCGGTCGCATCGGTGAGGTCGATGGACACCATGGCGTCGGTCCTCTCGACGACGGCCTCCGAAGAGCCGCGGGCGATGCCCTCGATCGCCATCGCGGTGCCGAGCGCGGTCGCCCCCTCGCCGCTGGACCCGGCGAGCAGCAGCGATCCGTCGAACGAGAGCAGGAGGATGCTGTCGGTGTCGGGCACGAAGCGCCACTCCGCGATGCGCGCATCGGCGCCGTCGACCGTGACCGCGGTGGGCTCGGCCTCCGGGTCCTTCAGCGACATGGTGAACAGCATGCTCTCGCGGCCACTGTCGGCGGTGAGCTCGGCATCCGAGAACGTGTACCCGATCACGTCGCCGCGGTCCGCGCTCTGCAGATTCGAGACGAAGCCGTCACCGGGCAGCCGCAGCTCGCGGGGATCGGAGCCGTCCAGGTCGGTCATGATGAGCCCGGCCCGGTCGTCGTCGGTGCGGACGGACACGACGAGGTGCGTCGTCGTGGCCCGGAAGTCCTCGATGTGCGGGTGGGTGAACACGGGCTGCGCGTTCTCGCCGGAGAGGTCGGTGCGGAAGATCGTGTCGCCCTCGGCTCCGCCGCGCTGCAGCAGCTCGATCTCGGCCGCCGGGGTGCGGAACGTCTCCGTGATGGTCGAGGCCGGGCCACCTCCTGCGGGCTCGACGTCGTCGATCACGACCGTGTACTCGGTGTCGTCCCACAGCGGCAGCGCGAACCGGATGCCCACGCTCCGCCCTGCCGTGTCGACGGCGAACGGCGTCGCCGGTGTGACGGTGACCTGCTCGGAGGCGACGTCGGCGAGCGACTGCGTGGTGGTGACGATCAGGCGGGAGCCGGATGCCGCGACCGCCGCCGCAGGATCGACCTGCACGTCGGTGACCCGGGGTCCCTGGGCGACGGTCGCCGCTGCGCCGGCGAGCCCGACCGCGGCGAGCACCGCCACGACGATGGTGAAGGCTCCCGCGAAGGCGCGTCCGCGCCGCCGACGGCCGTGCACACGTCGCGTCGCCGGCTCAGTACTCATAGGGGTCCTGCGGCTCGGGGATCTCCTCGATCGACGCGGCCTCGATCTCGAGCGTGCCGCCGGACGACGCGCGCACGGTGCCGGTCACCGTGACCCACTGCCCGGTCTCGGGGATCGGCTCACCCGACACCGGGATGCTCGCCGGCTGGGCGTCGATCACGCAGTGGGTGATCACGAGCCGCGTGAGGTCGAAGTCCCCGCCCTCACCGGGGGTGACGAACCCCGTCAGCTCGATCGGGTCGCCGTCGAACGCGTCGGGGTTGGTGGCGGTCGCGAAGACGGTGGCCCACTCGCCGACCCCGAATGTTGACGTGTCTCCGGTCGCCGCGAGGGTGACGGCATCCGCTCCGGCGAACAGCGGGGTCGCGCCGACGTCGCGCGACATGGCGAGGTCGGCCGACAGCGATGCGGGTGGCAGCACGAGCGTGAGGACGACGACGCCGGATGCCGTGACCCCGCCGACCATCGTCGCCGCCGCACCGAGCGGGTGCCGGTGGAGGTCGTGGTCGGCGGGTTCGGCGCCGTGCTCGGAGCCGTGGTCGTGCCCGTGGTCGGCCTCGGCTCCGAGCGGAAGGGCGAAGGACGCCACCGCGCCGACGAGCGCCACCACGGCCATCGACACCGCGAACCACGTCGAATCGGGGTTGATGTACAGCCCCAGGCGCCCGGTCACCGCGAGGCCGATCGTGACGACGGCGAGGATCGCGGCGAGCCCGACGCCGAGCCACCGCGTGCTGATCCAGCCGACCCGCTCCGCGCTACGCAAGGAGGTTCACCACCGTCCCGATCGCGAAGGCCGACAGCAGCACCACCACGACGATCCCCGCGAGCGTGCGGGTCGTGAAGGTCGTGCGCATGAGCGCCAGCATCTTGACGTCGATGAGGGGACCGACGAGGAGGAACGCGACGATCGCGCCCGGGGTGAACGTCGAGGCGAACGAGAGCGCGAAGAACGCGTCGACGTTCGAGCAGATCGACACGACCATCGCGAGCGCCATCATCGCGACGATCGACAGGGCGGGGTTGGACCCGATGGCCACCAGGGCCTCGCGCGGGATCAGCACCTGCACCGCCCCGGCGAGCGCGGAGCCGATCACGAGCGCCGGCATGACCGCCCGCAGCTCGATCACGAACTGCGCGAGGCTGCGCCGGCCCTTGCCGCCGGGCTCGTGGACGACGATCTCGCACGTGACGCGGAACCGGTCGGTGAGCAGGGCATCGGGTGACGGATGGCGACTGTACAGCCAGCCGATGAGGTTCGCGATGAGGTACCCGCCGACGAGACGAGCGACGAGGATGCCGTCGCTGAAGCCGAACGCCTGATGGGTCGTGATGATGACGATCGGGTTCACGATCGGCGCCGCGATGAGGAACGTCATCGTCTCCGGCACGCTGAAGCCGCGCATGAGGAGGCCGCGGGCGAACGGCACGTTGCCGCACTCGCACACCGGCACGACCATGCCGAGCAGCGACAGCACCGCCCTGCGGGCCCAGGCGCGGCGCGGCATCCACCGCTCGATCACCCCGGGCGGCACCCACACCTGCACGGCGATCGACAGGATCACGCCGAGCATCACGAACGGCAGCGACTCGATCAGGACGCTGATCGCGAGAGTCAGCCCGTCCTGCGCGCGGGTGGGGAGGGATGCCGGGAACAGCGTCGGCGCCAGCCAGTCGACGACGAACAGGGCGAGGACCACCGCCGCGCCGATCGAGAGCGCGACGAGGGTGCGGGCCGTGCGCGTCGGCGCCGCCGGGCGGAGGTCAGTCCGCGTCACGCTCGTCCTGGGCCTTGGCGCACGAGGCGCAGAGCCCGAAGATGTCGACGATGTGCTCGGCGTCGCGGAAGCCGTTGCGCTCGGCCGTGCGCTTCGCCCACTGCTCGACGTCCGTCGCCTCGATCTCGACGGTCAGTCCGCAGCTGCGGCAGATCAGGTGGTGGTGGTGACCGGCGCTCGTGCAGGCGCGGTACAGGGCCTCGCCCTCCGGGCTCTGGAGCGAGTCGGCGTCGCCCTGCGCGGCGAGGCCGGCGAGGGCGCGGTACACCGTCGCCAGTCCGATGCCCGTGTTCTCGTCGCGCAGCGTGGCGTGGAGCGATTGGGCGCTCACGAATCCGCGGGCGTCGGAGAGCGCTTCGCGCACGCGCTCGCGCTGCCACGTGTTGCGCTGGACCATGCCCGGGAGTCTACCGGCGGGGTCTGTGCGCCGACCCGGGGCTGCCGCGCTCATGAGGCATCCGTCCTGTCACTCACCCGCGGCTGAGTGTCGCGACCGCGTGCCGCGGCGCGCAACCCGGCGCGGTCGAAGCATCCGTCCCCGCACACAATGCGGCGAGGCGGGCGGGTCACGCGGTCACCGGCTCGCGGGTCACGCGCCCGCGCCGGGAGCCGATGCCGCGGCAGACGAGGTAGATGACGAACGAGATCGTGGTGATGTAAGGGCTGACCGGCAGCGTGCCCATGATCGCGAGGAGGATTCCGCCCACCGCCGACACGAAGCCGAAGACGGCGGCGAGCACCGGCACCGACAGGGGGCCCGTCGCGATCCGCATGGCGGCGGCGGCGGGAGTGACCAGGAGCGCCATGACCAGCAGTGCGCCGATGATGTGCACGGCGACGGCGACGATGAGTCCGAGCAGGAGCATGAACGCGAGCGAGACCGCGGTCGTGGGCACTCCGCGCGCGGCCGCCGACTGAGGATCGAGGGAGTCGAAGCGCAGCGGACGCCAGATCGCGAGCAGGCCCAGCAGCACGACGATGCTGATCGCGATGAGCCAGCCGAGCTGATCGGACTGCACCGACACGATCTGGCCCGTGAGCAGGCTGAACCGGTTGGCGCTG from Microbacterium sulfonylureivorans includes these protein-coding regions:
- the rpmB gene encoding 50S ribosomal protein L28 — encoded protein: MAAVCQVTGAVPGFGHNISHSHRRTKRRFDPNVQKKTYFVPSLGRNIKLNVSAKGIKVIDARGIESVVKDMLAKGVKL
- a CDS encoding Fur family transcriptional regulator, whose product is MVQRNTWQRERVREALSDARGFVSAQSLHATLRDENTGIGLATVYRALAGLAAQGDADSLQSPEGEALYRACTSAGHHHHLICRSCGLTVEIEATDVEQWAKRTAERNGFRDAEHIVDIFGLCASCAKAQDERDAD
- a CDS encoding TIGR03943 family putative permease subunit — protein: MRSAERVGWISTRWLGVGLAAILAVVTIGLAVTGRLGLYINPDSTWFAVSMAVVALVGAVASFALPLGAEADHGHDHGSEHGAEPADHDLHRHPLGAAATMVGGVTASGVVVLTLVLPPASLSADLAMSRDVGATPLFAGADAVTLAATGDTSTFGVGEWATVFATATNPDAFDGDPIELTGFVTPGEGGDFDLTRLVITHCVIDAQPASIPVSGEPIPETGQWVTVTGTVRASSGGTLEIEAASIEEIPEPQDPYEY
- a CDS encoding DNA-3-methyladenine glycosylase — translated: MALPELSRARREDLAGLPADVAPRLLGGHLTTVVGGETVTVRLTEVEAYHGLGTGHIADPGSHARMGPTARNATMWGEPGHLYVYLSHGIHSCVNVVCGPVGVAGGILLRGGEVIEGADAAARRRPAARSARDLARGPGRLGDAVGLRHPVHDGIDAIAGDPWHGAIARLRLLTEPLAEVAAGPRVGVAGAAGTAAFPWRFWIDGDPTVSAFRWGRGAGPLD
- a CDS encoding permease gives rise to the protein MTRTDLRPAAPTRTARTLVALSIGAAVVLALFVVDWLAPTLFPASLPTRAQDGLTLAISVLIESLPFVMLGVILSIAVQVWVPPGVIERWMPRRAWARRAVLSLLGMVVPVCECGNVPFARGLLMRGFSVPETMTFLIAAPIVNPIVIITTHQAFGFSDGILVARLVGGYLIANLIGWLYSRHPSPDALLTDRFRVTCEIVVHEPGGKGRRSLAQFVIELRAVMPALVIGSALAGAVQVLIPREALVAIGSNPALSIVAMMALAMVVSICSNVDAFFALSFASTFTPGAIVAFLLVGPLIDVKMLALMRTTFTTRTLAGIVVVVLLSAFAIGTVVNLLA
- a CDS encoding metal ABC transporter permease, with the translated sequence MNWDDIADAMFGGLPVYGQILGLVSNSVWAGAVLGLVGGLIGVLVMQRDMAFAVHGISELSFAGAAAALLIGVDVVTGSIVGSILAAAIIGWLGARARDRNSIIGVLMPFGLGLGILFLSLYDGRSANRFSLLTGQIVSVQSDQLGWLIAISIVVLLGLLAIWRPLRFDSLDPQSAAARGVPTTAVSLAFMLLLGLIVAVAVHIIGALLVMALLVTPAAAAMRIATGPLSVPVLAAVFGFVSAVGGILLAIMGTLPVSPYITTISFVIYLVCRGIGSRRGRVTREPVTA
- the rpsN gene encoding 30S ribosomal protein S14; translated protein: MAKKSKIARNEQRKVVVDRYAAKRAELKKALVSPESTDEQREAARVGLQKLPRNASPARVRSRDVIDGRPRGVLTKFGISRVRFRDMAHRGELPGVTKSSW
- the rpmG gene encoding 50S ribosomal protein L33, which produces MAKKAQDVRPIIKLRSTAGTGYTYVTRKNRRNNPDRIVLKKYDPVIRKHVEFREER
- a CDS encoding MFS transporter, whose product is MKRWFVLIILGVSQFVMVLDSTVMNVSISTVAADLGTDIGGMQAAITFYALTMAAFMLTGGKLGDKWGRSAAFRIGSVVYGIGSLTTALAPNLTVLLFGWSLVEGLGAILVIPAIAALAAINYTGRDRVIAFSALGAITGFAAAAGPLIGGLMTTYASWRYVFVGEAVVMVLVLIFSGRIKDIPGDKKLRIDLLSVILSAAGLAILVFAMLQSKTWGWLVPLDPPEIGGVTIAPFGVSPVAYLILIAIIVLWWFVRRQQHLEAIGRVPLLKVSMLRIPALRSGLTMFLAQYFAIAALFFVVPVYLQTILGYDALQTGLKILPLSVGLIIFSIIGSRLSTVRSARNIARIGQFTLGLGLLFVFIAVQPDLNDWLFAAGMFVVGAGFGLLASQLGNVNMSAVSKDDTSEVGGLQGTFQNLGSSFGTAIVGSVFILLLTSGFGAAVQGSTTLTDDVKQQVAEATASGAPIISQQQAEQAVLDAGGSEEVAAEIGQVYADTQVDSLRQALFLVFALTLIAIVLARGLPATIPVPAEAGEAAYGPGDDERAQTGGV